One genomic window of bacterium includes the following:
- a CDS encoding NAD(P)-dependent oxidoreductase, with translation MYLVTGGTGFLGCYVVRDLVRTGHSVVAFDLAPDLRTLSLIAPEADRRVAVVRGDVRSLAELLGAAKHGTVDVIVHLASPLPPETERDATTSLQQMVQGHINALDGARLLGARRVVWASAPSVFGNPRHFGGPDTVVPNDAPHYPETLYGICKSANERFAERYWREFNVDTIGLRFCQGYGPGKRRGRPFGYELFEKALLGEPYTAPYGDDMMNWQYVEDMAELVVRACEAPRTETRVFNTTGDALSMRDSIALLKSMLPQARLGTAPGAMGLAWKYDTTPLEHEIGVRSRTPIGDGFAKTVATLRRWKAEGIW, from the coding sequence GTGTACCTCGTAACGGGCGGAACGGGTTTCCTGGGCTGCTATGTCGTGCGCGATCTGGTTCGGACGGGACACTCCGTCGTGGCGTTCGACCTCGCACCGGATCTTCGGACGCTGAGCCTCATCGCGCCGGAGGCCGATCGGCGGGTCGCGGTCGTACGAGGCGACGTTCGCTCACTGGCGGAACTGCTGGGCGCGGCGAAGCACGGCACCGTCGACGTCATCGTCCACCTCGCGTCGCCGCTGCCGCCGGAGACCGAGCGCGACGCTACGACGAGCCTCCAACAGATGGTTCAGGGCCATATCAACGCGCTGGATGGAGCGCGCCTCCTGGGCGCCCGCCGTGTGGTATGGGCCAGCGCGCCGAGCGTGTTCGGTAATCCGCGCCACTTCGGCGGCCCGGACACGGTGGTCCCGAACGACGCACCCCACTATCCCGAAACGCTCTACGGCATCTGCAAGTCGGCCAACGAGCGGTTTGCGGAGCGCTATTGGCGGGAGTTCAACGTCGATACGATCGGTCTTCGGTTTTGCCAGGGGTACGGCCCTGGCAAACGGCGCGGCCGGCCGTTCGGCTACGAGCTGTTCGAAAAGGCGCTGCTCGGCGAGCCGTACACAGCGCCGTACGGCGACGACATGATGAACTGGCAGTACGTCGAGGACATGGCCGAACTCGTCGTCCGGGCATGCGAAGCTCCGCGGACCGAGACGCGGGTCTTCAACACCACGGGGGACGCCCTCTCGATGCGCGACTCCATCGCCCTCTTGAAGTCCATGCTGCCGCAAGCTCGCCTCGGGACTGCCCCGGGCGCCATGGGGCTCGCTTGGAAATACGACACGACGCCGCTGGAGCACGAAATCGGGGTGCGGAGCCGCACCCCGATCGGTGACGGATTCGCGAAGACCGTCGCAACGCTGCGGCGCTGGAAGGCCGAGGGGATCTGGTGA
- a CDS encoding glucose 1-dehydrogenase → MTGAQEAGALSGRVAVITGGCSGIGRAIAELYAQHGARIAVNSRSPETAARTAEELVAKGYYALPAPGDVQHRSEAEAIVGAAIRKWGHIDILVNSAGIGSIEDSAVLAAEEWRRIIDTDLGGPFFCAQAAAAAMIPRASGVIINVGSILGHVALPGRAAYAAAKHGLLGLTKVLALEWARHNIRVVCIDPGYIWTKNMEERVAAGVYPADDIRRRTPLGRFGRVEEVAQTALFLATDSAAYVTGSTIMVDGGWTAYGGW, encoded by the coding sequence GTGACCGGCGCTCAGGAAGCGGGCGCGCTTTCCGGGCGGGTGGCGGTCATTACTGGTGGCTGCTCCGGCATCGGACGGGCGATAGCGGAGCTCTACGCGCAGCACGGCGCACGCATCGCCGTGAATTCGCGCTCGCCGGAGACCGCAGCCCGGACGGCGGAAGAACTCGTCGCCAAAGGATACTATGCGCTGCCCGCCCCCGGGGACGTGCAGCATCGTTCGGAGGCGGAGGCAATCGTTGGCGCCGCTATTCGGAAGTGGGGACACATTGACATCCTCGTCAACAGCGCGGGCATAGGTAGCATCGAGGACTCTGCGGTCTTGGCGGCCGAGGAGTGGCGGCGGATCATCGACACCGACTTAGGCGGTCCGTTCTTTTGCGCACAGGCGGCGGCAGCGGCGATGATCCCAAGGGCAAGCGGCGTGATCATCAACGTCGGCTCGATCCTGGGCCATGTGGCCCTGCCGGGCCGGGCCGCCTATGCCGCGGCGAAGCATGGACTGCTCGGGCTTACAAAGGTGCTCGCCCTGGAATGGGCACGCCACAACATTCGCGTGGTCTGCATCGACCCCGGTTACATTTGGACGAAGAACATGGAAGAGCGCGTCGCCGCCGGCGTCTACCCTGCGGACGACATCCGGCGACGCACACCGCTCGGCCGGTTCGGGCGTGTCGAGGAGGTCGCACAAACGGCGCTGTTCCTCGCGACGGACTCCGCCGCGTACGTCACCGGCAGCACGATCATGGTCGACGGCGGATGGACCGCCTACGGCGGTTGGTAA
- a CDS encoding M20/M25/M40 family metallo-hydrolase has translation MSDTSAVEQRVLGAVDDGRLTRLLQDMVRQKSYSNTPGEGALARWLGAYLTRLGLTVTHQEVAADRLNTIATLRGTAGGPEPRRARFMLNGHIDTNMAGLGWTHDPWAGDVEDGHIFGIGVSNMKAADAAMIEAANALVDAGVRLAGDLIVALVIGELQGGVGTVHMLDQGVRADHFIVGEPTDLSLLTLHAGAYDAEIHVYGETRHLSKMEEGVNAIEMACDVIGALNGLGFSGATREDYRGLQRINVGVIRGGMGDEFLEWRTPSLPDHCMIRVAGRYAPGQTPAGAVADIQAMLDRLRAHHPRLKATASLVATTQKQAMGPFEVDPRHPFVQEVRRLHRLVRGTEPTIGDVPPYKFYGTDAAHLAERGGMLGVVYGPGGKFNTMPDERVALADLFAAARVYALAALRTCGVTP, from the coding sequence ATGAGCGATACGAGCGCCGTCGAGCAGCGCGTCCTGGGGGCGGTGGACGACGGCCGCCTCACGCGGCTGCTGCAGGACATGGTGCGCCAGAAGAGCTACAGTAACACTCCCGGCGAGGGGGCGCTCGCCCGTTGGCTTGGCGCCTACCTGACCCGGTTGGGGCTGACGGTGACACACCAGGAAGTCGCGGCGGACCGGCTCAACACGATCGCCACGCTGCGCGGTACGGCCGGCGGACCGGAGCCCCGCCGCGCCCGGTTCATGCTGAACGGGCACATCGACACCAACATGGCGGGACTCGGCTGGACGCACGATCCGTGGGCGGGGGACGTCGAGGACGGCCACATCTTCGGCATCGGCGTGTCCAACATGAAGGCGGCGGACGCCGCCATGATCGAAGCGGCTAACGCCCTTGTGGACGCGGGGGTTCGCCTGGCGGGCGATCTGATCGTCGCGCTGGTGATCGGCGAGTTGCAGGGCGGCGTCGGCACCGTGCACATGCTCGACCAGGGCGTCCGGGCCGACCACTTCATCGTCGGGGAACCCACGGACCTGTCGCTCCTGACCCTGCACGCCGGCGCGTACGACGCCGAGATCCACGTCTACGGCGAGACTCGCCACCTCTCGAAAATGGAGGAGGGCGTCAACGCGATCGAGATGGCCTGCGACGTCATCGGCGCCCTCAACGGCCTCGGCTTCTCCGGTGCTACGCGTGAAGACTACCGTGGGCTGCAGCGGATCAACGTGGGGGTCATTCGCGGTGGGATGGGCGACGAGTTCCTGGAGTGGCGCACGCCATCGCTGCCGGACCACTGCATGATCAGAGTGGCGGGCCGCTACGCCCCCGGACAGACGCCCGCGGGCGCCGTGGCGGACATCCAGGCGATGCTCGACCGGCTGCGCGCCCACCATCCGCGGCTCAAGGCGACCGCCTCGCTGGTCGCGACGACGCAGAAGCAGGCGATGGGCCCCTTCGAGGTGGACCCCCGGCATCCGTTCGTGCAAGAGGTGAGGCGGCTTCACCGGCTGGTGCGGGGGACCGAGCCGACGATCGGCGACGTGCCGCCGTACAAGTTCTACGGCACCGACGCCGCGCATCTCGCCGAACGCGGCGGCATGCTGGGCGTGGTCTACGGACCGGGGGGCAAGTTCAACACGATGCCGGATGAGCGCGTGGCCCTCGCCGATCTCTTCGCCGCCGCCCGCGTCTACGCACTGGCCGCGCTGCGGACGTGCGGCGTCACGCCGTGA
- a CDS encoding ABC transporter permease, which produces MAASVGARRGRRSPLSGAFATVAAFDIIFLIVPILFIIPLSLTSAGYLVFPPPGLSLRWYHEFLGRPEWMASLLFSAEMSAAATVLTVVLGLAASIALVRARFPGKTAVYTIVLAPMIVPSVITAIAVYLFLARLNLVGGVPGMALGLTVVTLPLFIIIASATLQGVDERLEQAAVGLGADPVVAFLRVTLPLIAPGVISGALFAFLTAFDDLLIPLLLSGTNTLPLAVRIWTNLLTQLDPTIAAVSAFLTVVAVFVLSASALLRRAPR; this is translated from the coding sequence ATGGCGGCCTCGGTCGGCGCGCGGCGCGGACGCCGGTCGCCGTTGTCGGGCGCGTTTGCGACGGTTGCGGCTTTCGACATCATCTTTCTGATCGTCCCGATCCTGTTTATCATCCCGTTATCCCTGACCTCGGCCGGCTACCTGGTATTTCCGCCGCCCGGACTGTCGCTGCGCTGGTATCATGAATTTCTCGGCAGACCGGAGTGGATGGCATCCCTGCTCTTCAGCGCGGAGATGAGCGCGGCGGCGACCGTGCTGACCGTCGTGCTGGGTTTGGCCGCGTCGATCGCCTTGGTGAGGGCGCGCTTTCCCGGCAAGACGGCGGTCTATACGATCGTCCTCGCACCGATGATCGTGCCGTCGGTGATCACCGCCATCGCCGTATACCTGTTTCTCGCACGCCTCAACCTGGTGGGCGGTGTTCCCGGCATGGCGCTCGGGCTGACCGTGGTGACGCTTCCGCTGTTTATCATCATCGCCTCGGCGACCCTTCAGGGCGTCGACGAGAGGCTGGAGCAGGCCGCCGTCGGATTGGGCGCGGACCCGGTCGTGGCGTTTCTGCGTGTGACGCTGCCGTTGATTGCGCCCGGGGTGATCTCCGGCGCTTTGTTCGCGTTCCTCACCGCGTTCGACGACCTGCTGATTCCGCTGCTGCTCTCCGGCACGAACACGCTGCCGCTGGCGGTCCGGATCTGGACGAATCTCCTCACGCAACTCGACCCCACCATCGCGGCTGTCAGTGCCTTCTTGACGGTCGTGGCCGTGTTCGTCCTCAGTGCGTCCGCCCTGTTGCGCCGGGCTCCCCGCTAA